DNA sequence from the Nicotiana tomentosiformis chromosome 3, ASM39032v3, whole genome shotgun sequence genome:
TGCAATGTAACGCATGGCACAACATGGCCTAATTAAATCTCCCACTGTTGTCGGTACAACCTCgtttgttttgatattttttggcttttatagtgaatgattgttatacacctataataacatttgacgtttaaatatttttttggccgtcatccaaaaaataattattttacccCTTTTAATGTTACGtataaaagataacaaaattattcaaatttaaaatctcaaaaaatattcatatttttactagttaattattgaagaaagctaatacattattaatacaTTCATAACTAAaagtataaagatttaaactctaagacagacattttaaagctacctaaaaaatatatttttttcaagattgatagaagaactttgtaattgtagcttgtttcgtagattttattctcttactagcgatataacgcttgAATTGGTGGAGATTCGTGTCCAACTTTTCAGCAAAAAAGTATCTAATAACTTTTTCTTGAAGACAATCTAAGAGCTTAAAAGTTAAATtttctatctaaatattttttgcGATTTGTCCAATGAAAAAGATACCATGtgtaaattttcaaatcttataTCTTATGCAAGATAGAAACTTTGTTTAATGAAAAAGATTGTGTACGtatttttagaattattattagtaTTCTTAAAGATTCTATATGGCTGATATAGAGgggtaattttacaaagagcgttctgctataaatatggttgttgatgttatgggtaaaaactattatagagaggtaaaatataacttaaaataTCGGTTCTAAGAAAAACTCGGCTTTTATAATGAATGACTATTATATAAggatgttatagagaggtctgactgtatATGTTATTGTATGAGAACCTTATATTAATGATTTTAAGAGCTGTCTCACTGGCTATTCGTTTAATTGAAATTCATCTCCTGCTGATACAGCAATGATATACTATACTTGCCAAAAGAGCTTTGATTAGTATGATTTTCTAAGTGGACATTTCCTTCTCTCAGAAGTAGTAAGTTTGCTCAACCAAATCTAGTATCAGCAATGAGGTAAATGCTGAGATCTCTATGGTTAGAtcaaaataaatttaaatgaCTAATATAGAAAAATAAGATTGGGAAATGATGGAATGGCAAGAGAGATAGTATGGGATTGAGactttggccaagcttctccccAAAGGCCAAAGGTGCTTTTTTccccaaaagttttttttttttttttaacttagtgtttgaccaagcttttttgGGGGGAAAAAGTGTTTTcgggaagaagcagaagcagtttctgagaaacagaaaaaagtagcttcttcccaaaagcagaagtatttttgaattttcttcttaccaaaaatacacttaacaaaatatagtatataccaaaataaccgttaaatataatacttaggatattaatgtataagtatttcttcttatttttaggATAGTTTTCTAATAAATAGTGATTTTAGGGGTGAATGCTtatatatttgttgaatgatttttaatataataatattaaaagaattaaagtactttttaattttattttcatattttacttaaataaaatgaaaagatttaattatggcctgtaataataattttttgagattatttatttacttataatattaactaataagtaaatctattcatgtccttattcgtaatttgatacttaaaagcactttttgaaaagcttggtcaaacacaaattattgctcaaaagtgcttttcagagtgattagccaaacacaaactgcttctctcctcaaaataagctgattttttcagcttggccaaacaggctataagtagCCGGTTAAACAAGCTCAAGATCTTAATGAAGATTGGACCAAAGATCATTGCATTTATATGCTGTTAAGCTGGAGAGTGTAACTGCAGAAGTTGCTTGTGGTGTAGATGGAAGATTTTTGACAGCATCTAGCTAGACCATTATATATTAATTAGATGTCTGTCATTGGAGCAGAGGACAGCTAAAGAACAAGAAACTTATGTGGTGCATCCACATGTTTGATTTCTTCTATCAGATCAGACTCAACTAATGTGCAGGTTGGTATATCCTCAGGAGAGCTCAATGTTTAAAAGAGTGGTGTAAGAGCAGAGTTGAGGTAGACTATGAATCCAAGACTGATATTCAATCTAAGTATGATTGTTATTTTGAGCTATAGTTAGCAGATGCATGGATCACATCATTATATTTAACAGTAAACTAGTAATGCAGCATAGATTTCCCTCACATTTTTCACACATTCCCACCCGCTTCACAGACAATTGCTTTGAGACTCTCAGTTCTACACACAGTTGTCACCACCACAGCTATATCTAGATTCTAGCGTGTGAAATTAAACCCGCTAGCCTAAGTACAGTGAACTTCCCAATCACATGTAAATAGAAAAATCAACAACTTGCGGAAATAAGAAAATGAACTCAGTATAGAAAGAATAAAGAAACGAAGATCTAAAATAATCTCAAGCAAAGACTGAAACTTACATGAGTACAAAAGACTTCCATTGAAACATCCAAGTTCAATCTGCTAAATTTACCAGATTGAAGGTTGCAGTCAAAATGAGCACAAAACAAAAGAAGAGAATTGGTACAGAGTTGTCTGAGCTTAGTCCAACAATTTTGAAGTTCGACCAAAATAAAAAGGACACTAATTCATAGACTTGGTAACCCAAAAACTACATCCCATCTAACATGCCAATAGTTCTAGCTGACAAGAGTCAGAAATAAGCACCAAGTTCATCCGAACTAGTCAATACTCAAAGGCGCTCCAGGatattctaaaagaaaaaaaaattaacatatcAAACAATATAAAAAGAGAATCAAATTCATTAAGGATAAACTATGTAAATACCTTCTTCAACTTGCTCAATTTTCTGAACTTCCTCTAAAAGGTCTTGAAACTTGCATTCTTCGGAAGGTGACCGTATCCATTGTTGAGTGCAAATAAAAGCTTCTACCGTCTTTGGTGATAAAGAGCTCCAATAAGAATCGAGAATTCGACCACTGGTACTGAAAGCTGACTCAGATGCAACGGTAGAAATAGGAATAGAAAGAATATCCCTTGCCATTTTTGAAACAATTGGATATCTATTAGATGAAGCTTTCCACCAAGCCAAGATATTTAAATCCTTGGTCTTCTCTACATTATCCATCAAGTATTTCTCCAGCTCAaattttttttcaatattttccTATTCTTCCAAATGTTTCTCCCATTGAGATTGCCATGCATCACCAGCTTCACTCATCGTACTAGTATCACCCCCAATATCATCATTAGAAGCTTCCAACAACGAATCATAGCGATCATATAAGTGATTCAAAACACCTACCACCAGATCCGACTTCAATCTTCCCGACAAAGAATCATATGATTTGCCAAGAATGAAGTTCACATACTTCATCTTATATCTGGGATCCAACACAACGGCAATAACCAATAGCATATTCAAATTCTCAAACATACCCCAATATTTATCGAACTTACTGTTCATCCTTTCAGCCATATCAATCAAATAAGAACTTCACTATGAGAATACTTAATAATAGCATTTTGAACATTAAAAAATTCATGGAAGAATGAATTTGAAGTGGTATATAAGCTTCCTGAAAACTTCAAAGTGGTCTGGTAGAAAATATTAAGGAACTTGATAAGAACTTTCACAATCTTCC
Encoded proteins:
- the LOC104105185 gene encoding zinc finger BED domain-containing protein RICESLEEPER 3-like encodes the protein MAERMNSKFDKYWGMFENLNMLLVIAVVLDPRYKMKYVNFILGKSYDSLSGRLKSDLVVGVLNHLYDRYDSLLEASNDDIGGDTSTMSEAGDAWQSQWEKHLEE